The following are from one region of the Geoalkalibacter subterraneus genome:
- a CDS encoding YifB family Mg chelatase-like AAA ATPase has product MLAKVLSGALSGIDAYQVEVEVDIARGLPQFATVGLPEGAVKESKDRVKSAIKNSGYEFPARRITINLAPAGIKKDGAAFDLPMAVGLLTATGLIKEDAARRFVIMGELSLDGRVKPIRGALPVAIAAGDWPVDGLILPRENAREGAIANSVPVYGVHDLGEVTAFLNGERMIEPCSVSIPELFAGADHNGEDFAEVRGQEQAKRALEVAAAGSHNILMVGPPGSGKTMLARRVSTILPDLSFAEALETTKIHSVMGLLNEQQALITQRPFRHPHHTISDAGLIGGGSNPRPGEVSMAHNGLLFLDELPEFKKNVLEMLRQPLEDGQVTISRAATSLTYPATFMLVGAMNPCFCGLLGESEDSCSCTPTMIERYRRRLSGPLLDRIDLHIEVPRVQHKDLADPVDGESSAVIRARVEAARAIQRERLAPFNLHCNARMQARHIRRFCALDDQGQKLLESVTDRLGLSARSYARILKISRTIADLAGREKIATEHLAEAIQYRGLDRKVV; this is encoded by the coding sequence ATGCTCGCCAAAGTTCTGTCCGGCGCCCTGTCGGGGATCGACGCCTACCAGGTTGAAGTGGAGGTCGATATCGCCCGCGGCCTGCCCCAGTTCGCCACCGTGGGGCTGCCCGAAGGGGCGGTCAAGGAGAGCAAGGACCGGGTCAAATCCGCCATCAAGAATTCCGGCTACGAATTTCCCGCGCGGCGCATCACCATCAACCTCGCTCCCGCAGGCATCAAAAAGGACGGTGCCGCCTTTGACCTGCCCATGGCGGTCGGCCTGCTCACCGCCACCGGACTCATCAAGGAAGATGCCGCCCGACGCTTTGTCATCATGGGAGAGCTCTCCCTCGATGGACGGGTCAAACCGATACGCGGTGCCCTGCCGGTGGCCATCGCCGCCGGCGACTGGCCGGTGGACGGCCTGATTCTGCCCCGCGAAAATGCCCGCGAGGGCGCTATCGCTAACAGCGTACCGGTCTATGGCGTGCACGACCTCGGCGAAGTGACGGCTTTCCTCAATGGCGAACGCATGATCGAACCGTGCAGCGTCTCTATTCCGGAACTGTTCGCCGGCGCAGACCACAACGGCGAGGACTTTGCCGAAGTACGCGGCCAGGAGCAGGCCAAGCGCGCCCTGGAGGTCGCAGCGGCCGGCTCTCATAATATCCTGATGGTCGGCCCGCCCGGCAGCGGCAAGACCATGCTGGCACGCCGGGTTTCCACCATTCTACCGGATCTGAGCTTCGCCGAAGCTCTTGAAACCACCAAGATCCACTCGGTTATGGGCCTACTCAACGAACAGCAGGCCCTGATCACCCAGCGCCCCTTCCGACACCCCCATCATACCATCTCCGATGCCGGATTGATCGGCGGCGGCAGCAATCCGCGCCCGGGAGAGGTTTCGATGGCACATAACGGTTTGCTTTTCCTCGACGAACTGCCGGAATTCAAAAAGAATGTGCTGGAGATGCTGCGTCAACCCCTCGAGGACGGCCAGGTCACGATTTCGCGCGCCGCCACCAGCCTCACCTATCCGGCCACTTTCATGCTGGTAGGCGCCATGAATCCCTGTTTCTGCGGTCTCTTGGGGGAATCCGAGGATAGCTGCTCCTGCACCCCGACCATGATCGAGCGCTACCGTCGGCGTCTGTCCGGGCCGCTGCTCGACCGCATCGACCTGCACATCGAGGTGCCGCGCGTGCAGCACAAGGATCTGGCCGACCCGGTGGATGGCGAATCCTCCGCCGTCATCCGCGCCCGGGTGGAAGCCGCCCGCGCCATTCAGCGCGAACGCCTCGCCCCCTTCAACCTCCACTGCAACGCCCGCATGCAGGCGCGCCACATCCGCCGCTTCTGCGCCCTCGATGACCAGGGGCAGAAACTGCTGGAGAGCGTCACCGATCGCCTGGGACTCTCCGCCCGCTCCTACGCGCGCATCCTCAAGATCTCGCGCACCATCGCCGACCTGGCCGGCCGCGAAAAGATCGCAACTGAGCATCTGGCGGAAGCCATTCAGTATCGGGGGCTGGACCGCAAGGTGGTCTGA
- a CDS encoding cation diffusion facilitator family transporter, producing MSAHEGVDRNISRGFLFAISLTSVTLLAEVIGGLWTNSLALLADAAHVFMDLLALVLSLAALKLARLPATDRRTYGWHRAEIFASLINGVTLLAMAVGILLEAWERVQAPEPVKSREMFIIAAIGLVMNLVAARFLHGHSRDDLNVRSAFLHVLGDAIASVGVIAGGLVMMLTGWYVVDGLISVFIVLIIGWGAVRVIREAGHILLEGVPAHIDIGEVVESIKGIAGVRDVHHIHCWSICSHISSLSAHVDIEPEQRPQQGRIIAEIGDMLERDYSISHSTLQGECSRCETVPLFQQLHHRSPDSNGHGHEH from the coding sequence ATGTCCGCCCATGAAGGCGTCGACCGCAATATCAGCCGCGGGTTTCTTTTTGCCATCAGCCTGACCAGCGTGACGCTGCTGGCTGAGGTGATCGGCGGCCTGTGGACCAACTCTCTGGCCCTGCTGGCGGATGCGGCCCATGTGTTCATGGACCTGCTGGCGCTGGTCCTTTCGCTGGCGGCGCTGAAACTGGCGCGGCTTCCGGCCACCGACCGGCGCACCTACGGTTGGCACCGAGCGGAGATTTTTGCCTCCCTCATCAATGGCGTGACCCTGCTGGCGATGGCGGTGGGTATACTGCTGGAAGCCTGGGAGCGGGTGCAGGCGCCGGAGCCGGTCAAGAGCCGGGAAATGTTCATTATTGCCGCGATCGGGCTGGTCATGAACCTGGTGGCCGCCAGGTTTCTGCACGGCCACTCCCGTGATGACCTCAACGTCCGCAGCGCTTTTCTGCATGTGCTGGGCGATGCCATCGCTTCGGTGGGGGTCATTGCCGGCGGGCTGGTCATGATGCTGACCGGATGGTATGTTGTCGACGGACTGATCTCCGTCTTCATCGTCCTGATTATCGGCTGGGGCGCGGTGCGCGTCATTCGCGAGGCCGGCCATATTCTGCTCGAGGGGGTGCCGGCCCATATCGATATCGGCGAGGTGGTCGAGAGCATAAAGGGGATTGCGGGGGTGCGCGACGTACATCATATCCATTGCTGGTCGATCTGCTCCCACATCTCCTCCCTGTCCGCCCATGTCGACATCGAGCCGGAGCAGCGCCCGCAGCAGGGGCGGATTATCGCCGAGATTGGGGATATGCTCGAGCGGGACTACTCGATCAGCCACAGTACCCTTCAGGGCGAATGCAGTCGTTGCGAGACCGTGCCGCTGTTTCAGCAGCTTCATCACCGGTCTCCCGACTCGAACGGCCATGGCCACGAGCATTGA
- a CDS encoding carbon-nitrogen family hydrolase, with amino-acid sequence MNRKLNAASIQFNISLGDVDTNLKKALSAIDRTRDRGAELAVLPEMWSTGYDYKNLPRLALETPRVIEVLQKKSAEQKMVLVGSLPESENGHIYNAAYVIDQGEIKGTYRKLHLFSTMGEDRFLSAGDKTLVVPTSAGRLGIAICYDLRFPELFRKMALEGAEILCLPAEWPKPRQEHWRTLLRARAIENQQFVVATNCCGVQGKLDFFGMSLIISPWGEILAEGEEKGVELFATLDFQEMIDFRSKIRCFQDRRPTVYGTLP; translated from the coding sequence ATGAATCGAAAACTTAACGCAGCCAGCATTCAGTTCAATATTTCCCTTGGCGATGTCGACACCAATCTGAAGAAAGCACTGTCGGCCATCGACCGGACCAGGGATCGGGGAGCCGAACTTGCCGTACTTCCAGAGATGTGGAGCACTGGATACGACTACAAAAACCTGCCCCGACTTGCCCTGGAAACGCCGCGGGTCATTGAAGTCCTCCAGAAAAAATCGGCTGAGCAGAAAATGGTGTTGGTCGGCAGTCTGCCCGAAAGCGAAAACGGCCATATCTACAATGCCGCCTATGTCATCGACCAGGGTGAAATCAAAGGGACTTACCGCAAACTGCACCTTTTTTCCACCATGGGGGAGGATCGCTTCCTGTCCGCCGGAGACAAAACCCTGGTTGTCCCTACCAGCGCCGGACGCCTCGGCATCGCGATCTGCTACGACCTGCGTTTTCCGGAGCTGTTCCGCAAAATGGCGCTGGAAGGGGCCGAAATCCTCTGCCTGCCTGCGGAATGGCCCAAGCCGCGCCAGGAGCATTGGCGGACTCTTTTACGTGCCAGAGCCATTGAGAATCAGCAGTTCGTGGTCGCCACCAACTGCTGCGGGGTGCAGGGCAAGCTGGATTTCTTCGGCATGAGCCTGATCATTTCTCCCTGGGGAGAGATCCTGGCAGAAGGCGAAGAAAAGGGTGTCGAACTGTTTGCTACCCTGGATTTTCAGGAGATGATCGATTTTCGTAGCAAGATCAGGTGTTTTCAGGACAGAAGGCCGACCGTTTACGGGACTCTGCCCTGA
- a CDS encoding Na+/H+ antiporter subunit E, which yields MTKFATFLIMFVFWAVLSGMFDGFHLSLGILSCLLVAHFSHDLLFVNRSVGSFTRHFIGWIFYVPYLLKEIVLASVQVAYIVLHPRMLDLIDPQLIRFKTRLKRPVSRVSFAQSITLTPGTITVSVHDDEFTVYALTRSTAESLPGTMEEKVAAALEKEPL from the coding sequence ATGACCAAGTTTGCCACTTTTCTGATCATGTTTGTCTTCTGGGCGGTCCTGTCCGGGATGTTCGACGGGTTTCACCTGTCGCTGGGGATTCTCTCCTGCCTCCTGGTCGCACATTTCAGTCATGACCTCCTTTTCGTCAACCGAAGCGTGGGCTCCTTCACCCGGCATTTTATCGGGTGGATCTTTTATGTGCCCTATCTGCTGAAGGAAATTGTTCTGGCCAGCGTGCAGGTTGCTTACATTGTGCTGCACCCCCGTATGCTCGATCTGATCGATCCCCAGTTGATCCGTTTTAAGACCCGCCTGAAAAGACCTGTTTCCAGGGTGTCCTTTGCCCAGTCAATCACGTTGACGCCTGGAACGATCACCGTAAGCGTTCACGATGATGAATTCACCGTGTATGCGTTAACCCGCAGCACGGCCGAGTCGCTGCCCGGCACCATGGAAGAAAAGGTGGCCGCCGCGCTTGAAAAGGAGCCGCTGTAA
- a CDS encoding monovalent cation/H+ antiporter complex subunit F — MADIFMAFGIGLLLLILVSLYRVVTGPTVLDRILGGNVIGSQTTVLLLLIGLIYGNVGMFVDIALAYALLNFIATLGATKYFLRRRSVHLDSDLQEGKEAAE; from the coding sequence ATGGCCGACATTTTTATGGCCTTCGGAATCGGGCTGCTGCTTCTGATTCTGGTCAGTCTCTATCGGGTGGTTACCGGACCAACAGTGCTTGACCGCATTCTCGGCGGCAATGTCATCGGTTCACAGACCACCGTGCTGCTGCTGCTGATCGGGTTGATCTACGGCAATGTCGGGATGTTTGTCGATATTGCGCTGGCCTATGCGCTGCTCAACTTCATCGCGACCCTGGGAGCCACCAAGTATTTCCTGCGCAGACGGAGTGTTCACCTCGACAGCGATCTGCAGGAAGGGAAGGAGGCGGCTGAATGA
- the mnhG gene encoding monovalent cation/H(+) antiporter subunit G, giving the protein MNVITIVLLTLGLFFFAVGVVGILRFPDFYTRMHAAGKCDTLASELVLLAVALYNLSDPSLGSVLVSIKIMMIAGFVFVASPTATHALTEAALVVGVSPWTRKSGRRS; this is encoded by the coding sequence ATGAACGTCATCACCATTGTTTTGCTGACCCTCGGCCTGTTTTTCTTTGCCGTTGGCGTTGTTGGAATTCTTCGTTTCCCCGATTTCTACACCCGCATGCATGCCGCCGGCAAATGCGACACTCTGGCCTCCGAGCTGGTGCTGCTGGCGGTGGCGCTTTACAACCTGTCCGATCCCTCGCTGGGAAGTGTTCTGGTCAGTATCAAGATCATGATGATCGCAGGCTTTGTTTTTGTTGCAAGCCCGACGGCGACTCACGCCCTGACGGAAGCAGCACTGGTGGTTGGAGTCTCCCCCTGGACCAGGAAAAGCGGGAGGCGCTCATGA
- a CDS encoding Na(+)/H(+) antiporter subunit B — MTWPIDLLILALVVICAIGTIAVRDLLAATVVFGVYSFLMCLLWAEMGAVDVAFTEATVGAGVSTVLFIAAILRTSRRSKD, encoded by the coding sequence ATGACCTGGCCCATTGATCTGCTCATTCTGGCGCTGGTGGTGATCTGCGCGATCGGAACAATTGCGGTGCGGGACCTGCTCGCCGCCACGGTGGTGTTCGGGGTGTACAGTTTCCTTATGTGTCTGCTGTGGGCGGAGATGGGAGCGGTGGACGTGGCGTTTACCGAAGCGACGGTCGGCGCCGGCGTCAGTACCGTGCTGTTTATTGCCGCTATTCTGCGAACCAGCCGAAGGAGTAAGGATTGA
- the mbhE gene encoding hydrogen gas-evolving membrane-bound hydrogenase subunit E yields the protein MKAIAWLACIVTGALLLYGTKDFPAWGDPQSPANTHLSKYFIEQAIPETHVPNLVTAVLGDYRGYDTMFELVVIYCAGIGVIAVLRRSRQ from the coding sequence TTGAAAGCGATTGCCTGGCTTGCCTGCATCGTGACCGGAGCTTTGCTGCTCTACGGGACCAAGGATTTCCCCGCCTGGGGCGACCCGCAATCTCCGGCCAATACTCACCTGTCGAAGTATTTTATCGAGCAGGCGATTCCTGAAACCCACGTTCCCAACCTGGTGACCGCCGTTCTGGGTGACTACCGCGGTTACGACACCATGTTCGAGCTGGTGGTTATCTACTGTGCCGGGATCGGGGTCATCGCCGTGCTGCGGAGGTCGCGCCAATGA
- a CDS encoding Na(+)/H(+) antiporter subunit B, with protein sequence MKTVQDRAENRRLGESLIIEMSVRIMVPFIQLFGLYVIVHGHYSPGGGFQGGVILGASFILLALAFDLPTTMERMSERCNALIANIGVLIFTGVAALCTIVGGYLLDYSALAAVIPMDPIEWRSFGIFLVEVGVGLGVMSIMVSLFWDISSAGDMDEGL encoded by the coding sequence ATGAAGACTGTGCAGGATCGCGCAGAAAACCGGCGCCTGGGCGAGAGCCTGATTATCGAGATGTCTGTGCGCATCATGGTTCCCTTTATCCAGTTGTTCGGCCTTTATGTCATCGTGCACGGCCACTACAGCCCCGGCGGCGGTTTTCAGGGGGGCGTCATTCTGGGGGCCTCCTTCATCCTGTTGGCCCTGGCTTTTGATCTTCCGACAACCATGGAGCGCATGAGTGAGCGCTGCAACGCCCTGATCGCCAATATCGGCGTGCTGATTTTTACCGGGGTGGCGGCTCTGTGCACCATCGTGGGCGGCTACCTGCTGGACTACAGTGCCCTTGCCGCTGTGATTCCGATGGATCCCATCGAATGGCGGTCTTTCGGCATCTTTCTGGTCGAGGTCGGGGTCGGGCTTGGCGTGATGAGCATCATGGTCTCCCTGTTCTGGGATATCAGCTCCGCCGGTGACATGGATGAGGGGTTGTAG
- a CDS encoding cation:proton antiporter subunit C: MDGLLNEVIAKYNYWIYVVLMMIGFYAMIGKNNLVKKLLGMNIFQTAIILFFVSTGVKRDAGVAIVDKYEVLKHGVDASTVVNPLPHVLMLTAIVVSVSVTGVALALLIRIHRRYGSLEEDEILEKIRQ, from the coding sequence ATGGACGGTCTGCTGAACGAAGTCATCGCCAAATACAATTACTGGATCTATGTCGTTTTGATGATGATCGGCTTCTACGCCATGATCGGCAAGAACAACCTGGTGAAGAAGTTGCTGGGAATGAACATCTTTCAGACTGCAATCATCCTTTTTTTCGTTTCCACCGGGGTCAAGCGTGATGCCGGAGTTGCCATCGTCGACAAGTACGAGGTGCTCAAGCACGGCGTTGACGCTTCGACGGTGGTCAATCCCCTGCCCCATGTGCTGATGCTGACCGCTATTGTCGTTTCGGTGAGCGTGACGGGGGTGGCTCTGGCGCTGCTGATCCGCATTCACCGCAGATACGGATCCCTGGAAGAGGACGAAATCCTGGAGAAAATCCGCCAATGA
- a CDS encoding complex I subunit 5 family protein yields MILENFPALVIAVPLLAAFAVNLLGRLSRAWIAPLVLGSLAFSTIASVVLLARVLREGTVRYVMGGWRAPFGIELVVDPLSGLMLVVVAAVALVACVSVVKSVEQELPGKDYLFFTLLLILIAGLLGLVVTGDAFNLYVLLEITSITTYGLIAMGPDRAPLSSFNYIIMGTIGACFYLLGVGYLYILTGSLNMADIALILPGLEGQVAVATAFAFLLVGFWVKMAFFPLHSWLPNAYSHAPNSVAVVVAPLMTKVTVYLMLRIILTVFSVDYAFYQHAAVQSTIVWVSAGAIVCASFLALAQRDLKRMLTYIIVAEVGYMVGGAWLANSAGLTGAVLHIVNDAIMTLCMFLAVLAIAYRIGDTRFENLTGIFRKMPITMAAFTLGAFSMIGVPPTCGFFSKWYLILGGVEADQWGFVIALVVSSLVNAVLFFRIIEIGYFRLEEQDHAAVHGNGVAEAPLMILSPLVLTALALLVVGFGSGLIVKDVIRLALPAGF; encoded by the coding sequence ATGATCCTCGAGAATTTTCCTGCACTTGTGATTGCGGTACCGCTGCTCGCCGCCTTTGCCGTCAACCTTCTCGGCCGCCTGTCCCGCGCCTGGATCGCGCCGCTGGTGCTCGGTTCCCTGGCGTTCAGTACGATCGCCTCTGTGGTGCTGCTGGCCCGCGTGCTGCGCGAGGGCACGGTGCGTTACGTGATGGGCGGCTGGCGCGCTCCTTTCGGCATCGAGCTGGTGGTGGATCCCCTGTCCGGCCTGATGCTGGTGGTGGTTGCGGCGGTGGCGCTGGTGGCCTGTGTGTCGGTGGTAAAAAGCGTCGAGCAGGAATTGCCGGGCAAGGACTATCTTTTTTTCACCCTGCTGCTGATTCTGATCGCGGGCCTGCTGGGGCTGGTGGTAACCGGCGATGCCTTCAACCTCTACGTGCTGCTGGAGATCACTTCCATTACCACCTACGGCCTGATCGCCATGGGGCCCGATCGGGCGCCGCTGTCGAGCTTCAACTATATCATTATGGGCACCATCGGCGCCTGCTTTTATCTGCTGGGGGTCGGCTACCTCTATATTCTCACCGGCTCCCTCAACATGGCGGACATTGCTTTGATTCTGCCCGGTCTCGAGGGGCAGGTGGCGGTGGCCACCGCGTTTGCCTTCCTGCTGGTGGGATTCTGGGTGAAAATGGCGTTTTTCCCCTTGCACAGCTGGCTCCCCAACGCCTACAGTCATGCTCCGAACTCGGTCGCCGTGGTGGTGGCGCCGCTGATGACCAAGGTAACGGTCTACCTGATGCTGCGCATCATCCTGACCGTTTTTTCCGTTGATTACGCTTTTTACCAGCATGCCGCGGTGCAGAGCACCATTGTCTGGGTCTCTGCCGGGGCCATTGTCTGCGCATCCTTTCTGGCCCTGGCCCAGCGGGATCTCAAGCGGATGCTGACCTATATCATCGTTGCCGAAGTCGGCTACATGGTCGGTGGTGCATGGCTGGCCAATTCCGCGGGCTTGACCGGCGCAGTGCTTCACATCGTCAACGATGCCATCATGACCCTGTGCATGTTCCTGGCCGTGCTGGCCATCGCCTACCGAATCGGCGATACCCGTTTTGAGAACCTGACCGGAATTTTCCGCAAGATGCCGATCACCATGGCGGCCTTTACCCTGGGGGCCTTCTCCATGATCGGCGTGCCTCCGACCTGTGGTTTTTTCAGCAAGTGGTACCTGATCCTGGGTGGGGTGGAGGCCGACCAGTGGGGATTCGTCATCGCCCTGGTGGTCAGCAGCCTGGTGAATGCGGTGTTGTTTTTCCGCATTATTGAAATCGGTTATTTCCGTTTGGAGGAGCAGGATCATGCAGCGGTACACGGCAATGGCGTTGCCGAGGCACCCCTGATGATCCTCAGTCCGCTGGTTCTGACCGCCCTGGCCCTGCTGGTGGTCGGTTTCGGTTCGGGCCTTATCGTCAAGGATGTGATCCGTCTGGCGCTCCCGGCGGGATTTTAG
- a CDS encoding monovalent cation/H+ antiporter subunit D family protein: MQNAHSILPLAAVLVSLLGPIPIYLSGRTPNVREAWTLLIALTKFLLVASMVPAVLNGVSYTFTIAEVLPGVPIELRVDAMGVSFALVASFLWILTSIYSIGYMRSLKEHDQTRYFASFAVAISATIGVAFAGNLLTLYLFYEVLSLSTYPLVTHEQNLEARASGRKYLTYILGTSIGLALPAMLVTYAVAGTLDFRSGGILAGVAGPELMTVLLLLFVFGFAKAGIMPLHAWLPAAMVAPTPVSSFLHGVAVVKVGVFSILRVIYHILGPEQLGKFDLGAVITTLAAITILVASLIALTQDNLKRRLAYSTVGQLSYMVLGAGMLSASGMLGGTLHIAMHAFGKITLFFCAGAIYVAHRKKYISQMDGLGRQMPVTYLAFLLGSMSIIGLPPLGGFISKWHLLLGAVEAGQLALLLVLIVSSLLNAAYFFPIVYRGFFIMPAGEENRGGIKEAPLLCLVPLSVTALISVALFFYPDLFISLINQALAP; the protein is encoded by the coding sequence ATGCAGAACGCGCATAGCATTCTACCCCTGGCCGCGGTTCTTGTTTCATTGCTCGGTCCGATCCCCATCTACCTTTCGGGGCGTACTCCCAATGTGCGCGAGGCCTGGACTCTGCTCATTGCGCTGACCAAGTTTCTGCTGGTTGCCTCGATGGTTCCGGCAGTGCTCAATGGGGTGTCCTACACCTTTACGATCGCAGAAGTTCTCCCCGGCGTCCCCATTGAACTGCGGGTCGACGCCATGGGGGTGTCCTTCGCCCTGGTCGCCTCTTTTCTGTGGATTCTGACCTCGATTTATTCCATCGGGTACATGCGCAGTCTCAAGGAGCATGATCAGACCCGCTATTTCGCCAGTTTCGCCGTCGCCATCAGTGCAACCATCGGCGTGGCCTTCGCCGGCAATCTCCTGACGCTCTACCTGTTCTACGAGGTTCTCTCCCTTTCCACCTATCCGCTGGTCACCCATGAACAGAATCTGGAGGCGCGGGCTTCCGGGCGCAAATATCTGACCTACATTCTGGGCACCTCCATCGGTCTGGCCCTGCCTGCCATGCTGGTGACCTATGCGGTGGCCGGAACTCTCGATTTTCGCAGCGGCGGCATCCTGGCCGGCGTGGCCGGCCCGGAGCTGATGACGGTGCTGCTGCTCCTGTTCGTTTTCGGTTTCGCAAAAGCCGGGATTATGCCGCTGCACGCCTGGCTGCCCGCGGCCATGGTGGCGCCGACTCCGGTCAGTTCCTTTCTGCACGGCGTCGCGGTGGTCAAGGTGGGTGTGTTTTCCATTCTGCGGGTCATCTATCATATCCTCGGTCCCGAACAGCTGGGGAAGTTTGACCTCGGGGCGGTTATAACGACCCTGGCGGCCATCACAATACTGGTCGCCTCGCTGATCGCCCTGACGCAGGATAACCTGAAAAGGCGGTTGGCCTATTCCACCGTAGGGCAGCTCTCCTACATGGTGCTTGGCGCCGGCATGCTCTCCGCCTCCGGGATGCTGGGCGGCACCCTGCATATTGCCATGCACGCCTTCGGCAAGATCACCCTGTTTTTCTGCGCCGGGGCGATCTATGTTGCCCATCGCAAAAAATATATCAGTCAGATGGATGGCCTGGGCCGGCAGATGCCGGTGACTTATCTGGCCTTCCTGCTGGGATCCATGAGTATTATCGGGCTGCCGCCGCTGGGGGGATTCATCAGTAAATGGCACCTGCTGCTGGGTGCGGTGGAAGCCGGACAGCTCGCTCTTTTGCTGGTGCTGATCGTCAGTTCACTGCTGAATGCGGCTTACTTTTTCCCCATCGTCTATCGCGGATTTTTCATCATGCCCGCTGGAGAGGAAAACCGCGGGGGCATCAAAGAGGCCCCGCTGCTCTGCCTCGTCCCGTTGTCGGTGACCGCCCTGATTTCGGTGGCCCTCTTTTTCTATCCGGATCTTTTTATCAGCCTGATCAATCAGGCGTTGGCCCCCTGA